One genomic region from Microcystis panniformis FACHB-1757 encodes:
- a CDS encoding 2TM domain-containing protein has protein sequence MPNPDFFPPQSYSQEDVQEILYLAISRQGDKGEITRQQLLEIADDLAIEVKDLEAAEKDWQESKMVSYKRQEFDRFRREELKNKTVRYLIINSFFLTINLISAGTISWAIYIFLLMGLPLSLSAWKTFQNQGIAYEEAFKRWKIKEEMKESFGNLWTQIKKFLQF, from the coding sequence ATGCCAAACCCCGATTTTTTCCCTCCCCAATCCTACAGTCAAGAGGATGTGCAGGAAATTCTCTATTTGGCTATCTCCCGTCAAGGGGATAAGGGAGAAATTACCCGTCAACAGTTGTTAGAAATTGCCGACGATTTAGCTATTGAAGTTAAAGACTTAGAAGCGGCGGAAAAGGACTGGCAAGAGTCAAAAATGGTCAGTTATAAACGGCAAGAATTCGATCGCTTTCGTCGCGAGGAGCTAAAAAATAAAACCGTTCGCTATCTGATTATTAATAGTTTTTTTCTTACCATTAATTTAATTAGTGCTGGAACAATTTCTTGGGCAATTTATATCTTTTTGCTGATGGGTTTACCTCTTTCTCTCTCGGCTTGGAAAACTTTTCAAAATCAAGGAATTGCCTACGAAGAGGCATTTAAACGCTGGAAAATTAAGGAGGAAATGAAAGAGTCTTTTGGCAATCTTTGGACACAAATTAAAAAGTTTTTACAGTTTTAA
- a CDS encoding shikimate kinase, whose protein sequence is MDNSTDFNSLRGLSVFLLGMMGSGKSTLGELLSRRLQYRFFDTDILIERVAGKKIREIFADEGEATFRELETQVLAELSSLTKTVIATGGGMVLKPINWSYLRHGLMIWLDVPLEVLVKRLKQDTSRPLLESTDLESKLELLLEQRRGLYAEADLRIVVSDLDTPADIVEKILTAIPTVIKDFHPERNNN, encoded by the coding sequence ATGGACAATTCAACGGATTTTAACTCCTTACGGGGATTAAGTGTTTTTTTGCTAGGAATGATGGGATCTGGCAAATCCACCCTGGGAGAGTTGCTTTCCCGACGGTTACAATATCGTTTTTTTGATACAGATATATTAATAGAAAGGGTCGCGGGAAAGAAAATCAGGGAAATTTTTGCCGACGAGGGAGAAGCGACTTTTCGGGAGTTAGAAACCCAAGTTTTAGCCGAATTATCCTCTCTGACTAAAACTGTGATTGCCACCGGGGGAGGGATGGTTTTAAAACCGATAAATTGGAGTTATCTTCGTCACGGTTTAATGATTTGGTTAGATGTTCCCCTAGAAGTTTTGGTTAAACGTTTAAAACAAGATACCTCTCGTCCCCTGCTTGAGTCCACTGATTTAGAAAGTAAACTAGAATTATTATTAGAACAAAGACGAGGACTTTATGCAGAAGCAGATCTTCGGATTGTTGTTTCTGACCTAGATACACCTGCTGATATCGTTGAGAAAATTTTAACAGCAATACCGACGGTGATTAAAGATTTTCATCCAGAAAGGAATAATAACTAA
- a CDS encoding excalibur calcium-binding domain-containing protein produces the protein MKKVIVILILAFLSEQISIKSPISGNQTLNNLAVANNNNRPTPQKKPSPSPQFRCDGRTHCSQMTSCPEATFFLRNCPNVKMNGDGDGVPCESQWCGKKSSEKCLKSSPDN, from the coding sequence ATGAAAAAAGTAATTGTTATTTTAATTCTGGCTTTTCTGAGCGAACAAATATCAATAAAATCACCAATTTCTGGCAATCAAACCCTCAATAATTTAGCCGTAGCTAACAACAATAATCGTCCCACTCCCCAGAAAAAACCTAGTCCTTCTCCACAGTTTCGGTGCGATGGTAGAACTCACTGTTCCCAGATGACCTCCTGTCCAGAAGCGACTTTTTTCTTGAGAAATTGCCCCAATGTCAAAATGAATGGAGACGGTGATGGAGTTCCCTGTGAAAGTCAATGGTGTGGAAAAAAATCCTCAGAAAAATGTTTAAAAAGTTCTCCAGATAACTAA
- a CDS encoding cupin domain-containing protein, with product MTAASIFDLPELIPDREILEILAQSQAIRLERIISTGQTTPIGQWYDQSDFEWVILLQGFAEISYEDGSQVNLQAGDYLLIPPHQKHRIEFTSNNPPCIWLAIYYR from the coding sequence ATGACAGCAGCTTCAATTTTTGATTTACCTGAACTAATTCCTGACCGAGAAATTCTGGAAATTTTAGCTCAAAGTCAAGCTATTCGTCTGGAAAGAATTATTTCCACCGGTCAAACCACTCCCATCGGTCAATGGTACGATCAATCTGACTTTGAATGGGTGATTTTATTACAGGGATTCGCTGAGATTAGTTATGAGGATGGCAGCCAAGTTAATCTGCAAGCGGGGGATTATCTCCTGATTCCTCCTCACCAAAAACATCGCATCGAATTTACTAGCAATAATCCTCCTTGTATTTGGTTAGCTATCTATTATCGCTAG
- the trmFO gene encoding FADH(2)-oxidizing methylenetetrahydrofolate--tRNA-(uracil(54)-C(5))-methyltransferase TrmFO, whose translation MIDRPIHVIGGGLAGTEAAWQIAQAGIPVILYEMRPIRSSPAHHSQFLAELVCSNSFGAMAVDRATGLLHEELRRLNSLVIAQADQHSVPAGGALAVDRGVFSRNLTEILANHPLVTLKRQEITEIPRDGIVVLTTGPLTSAALAADLQNFAGLDYLSFFDAASPIILGESIDQSIAFLASRYDKGEAAYLNCPMDREQYLHFWQELKQAEQAELKDFERENAKFFEACLPIEELASRGEDTMRFGPLKPVGLADPRYPDQRPYAVIQLRMEDKAGQLWNMVGFQTNLKWGEQTRVFRLIPGLEKAEFVRMGVMHKNTFINSPQLLSSSLQFKSRPTLLAAGQLIGTEGYTAAAAGGWLAGTNAARLALGLETVTLPTTTMMGSLFEFISSAEPKHFQPMPPNFGILPNFTRKIRNKRERYGQYADRSLQDLEAWMNQLKTPCLV comes from the coding sequence ATGATCGATCGCCCTATTCATGTAATTGGTGGAGGATTAGCGGGGACTGAGGCGGCGTGGCAGATAGCCCAAGCAGGTATTCCCGTGATCCTGTACGAAATGCGCCCAATTCGCTCTAGTCCCGCCCACCATAGCCAATTTTTAGCTGAATTAGTCTGTAGTAACTCCTTTGGTGCCATGGCGGTGGATCGCGCCACCGGGTTACTCCATGAAGAATTACGACGCTTAAATTCTCTAGTTATTGCCCAGGCCGATCAGCATAGTGTCCCCGCAGGAGGGGCTTTAGCGGTCGATCGAGGGGTCTTTAGTCGAAATTTGACGGAAATCTTGGCCAACCACCCTCTAGTCACCTTAAAACGTCAGGAGATCACGGAAATTCCCCGGGATGGTATCGTCGTTTTAACCACCGGACCGTTAACCAGTGCTGCTTTAGCCGCAGATCTGCAAAATTTTGCCGGACTGGACTATCTGAGCTTTTTTGATGCCGCTAGTCCGATTATTCTAGGGGAATCTATTGATCAATCGATCGCTTTTCTGGCCTCCCGTTACGATAAAGGTGAGGCCGCCTATCTCAATTGTCCTATGGATCGGGAACAATACCTGCACTTCTGGCAAGAACTAAAACAGGCAGAACAGGCAGAATTAAAGGATTTTGAGCGAGAAAATGCCAAATTTTTCGAGGCTTGTCTGCCAATCGAAGAATTAGCCAGTCGGGGAGAAGACACCATGCGTTTTGGTCCCCTGAAACCGGTGGGATTAGCGGATCCCAGATATCCGGATCAACGTCCCTACGCAGTTATACAGTTGCGAATGGAAGATAAAGCGGGGCAATTGTGGAATATGGTGGGATTTCAAACTAATTTAAAATGGGGTGAACAAACACGGGTTTTCCGTCTGATTCCGGGGTTAGAAAAGGCCGAATTTGTCCGCATGGGGGTGATGCACAAAAACACCTTTATCAATTCTCCCCAGTTATTATCCTCCAGTCTCCAGTTTAAATCGCGACCGACGCTGTTAGCGGCAGGACAGTTAATCGGCACGGAAGGCTATACGGCTGCGGCTGCTGGGGGATGGTTAGCGGGAACTAATGCCGCTCGTTTAGCTTTAGGATTAGAAACGGTGACATTGCCAACCACAACGATGATGGGGTCATTATTTGAGTTTATCAGCAGTGCCGAACCGAAACATTTTCAACCGATGCCGCCAAATTTTGGCATTTTGCCGAATTTTACCAGAAAAATCCGCAATAAACGGGAACGTTACGGTCAATATGCCGATCGATCTTTGCAGGATTTAGAAGCATGGATGAATCAGTTAAAAACTCCCTGTCTCGTCTAA
- the hisD gene encoding histidinol dehydrogenase, producing MVRILKLSQLSGAERAKLQKRAELDIDNALKVAQTVIETIRERGDAGVVDYVRRFDYEGATVENIKVSEAEFEQAFQLIEPEVKTAIEQAFRNIQEVHRRQMPEEMQLAEIETGVFAGEKISPIPNVGLYVPRGRGAFPSMMLMLAIPAMVAGVERVVVCTPPDKQGNVEPVSLVAAQMAGVREIYKLGGVQAIAALALGTKNIKRVDKITGPCSVYGAAAKRLLFGTVDVGLPAGPSESIVLADESTDARLAALDLLIEAEHGADSAALLVTHCEQVAIAASEYAQEYLQKLPDWRREFCEAGLAAYGGIILTDSLQQSLDFVNEYAPEHLEVLVSNPFAILGKIKNAGEILLGNHTPSSMATYAIGVNAVLPTGSFARSYSAVSVYDFLKRSTLAYVTSEGFEKLKETTKTLAEYEGFPAHKLAIQHREILL from the coding sequence GTGGTCAGAATATTAAAACTTTCGCAATTAAGTGGCGCGGAACGGGCAAAACTTCAGAAAAGAGCCGAGTTAGATATTGATAACGCCCTCAAAGTCGCTCAAACGGTGATAGAAACCATCCGCGAGCGGGGGGATGCTGGCGTTGTGGACTATGTGCGGCGTTTTGACTACGAGGGTGCGACGGTAGAAAATATCAAAGTCAGCGAGGCAGAATTTGAGCAGGCTTTTCAGTTAATTGAACCGGAAGTAAAAACTGCCATTGAACAGGCTTTCCGGAATATTCAAGAGGTACACCGTCGCCAAATGCCGGAAGAAATGCAACTGGCAGAAATTGAAACCGGTGTCTTTGCCGGCGAAAAAATCTCTCCTATCCCCAATGTGGGTTTATACGTTCCCCGGGGCCGCGGTGCTTTTCCCTCGATGATGTTAATGTTAGCCATCCCGGCAATGGTGGCAGGAGTGGAAAGAGTTGTCGTTTGCACTCCCCCCGATAAACAGGGCAACGTGGAACCCGTTTCTCTGGTGGCGGCGCAGATGGCTGGAGTCAGAGAAATTTATAAATTAGGGGGCGTACAAGCGATCGCCGCTTTAGCTTTGGGAACAAAAAATATCAAAAGGGTTGACAAAATTACCGGTCCGTGCAGCGTCTATGGGGCGGCGGCCAAACGGTTACTGTTCGGCACTGTGGATGTGGGTTTGCCGGCCGGTCCAAGTGAGTCGATAGTTTTGGCCGATGAGTCCACCGATGCCCGTTTAGCGGCCTTGGATTTATTAATTGAAGCGGAACACGGGGCGGATTCGGCGGCTTTATTAGTCACCCACTGTGAACAGGTGGCGATCGCTGCTAGTGAATATGCACAGGAATACCTGCAAAAACTCCCGGATTGGCGACGGGAATTCTGTGAGGCGGGTTTAGCCGCCTATGGGGGCATAATTTTAACCGATAGTCTGCAGCAATCCCTCGATTTTGTCAATGAGTACGCCCCGGAACATCTAGAGGTTTTAGTTAGTAATCCTTTTGCCATTCTGGGCAAGATTAAAAATGCTGGGGAAATTCTCCTGGGCAATCATACTCCTTCCTCTATGGCTACCTACGCCATCGGGGTAAATGCTGTGCTGCCGACGGGAAGTTTTGCCCGTTCCTATTCGGCGGTTTCGGTGTATGATTTTCTCAAGCGCTCTACTTTGGCTTATGTCACCTCCGAAGGCTTTGAAAAGTTAAAAGAAACCACGAAAACTTTAGCCGAGTACGAGGGTTTTCCCGCCCATAAATTAGCAATTCAACACAGGGAAATTTTACTCTAA
- a CDS encoding PIN/TRAM domain-containing protein, which yields MLDAVIILLFVFAVASIGYSGVDLLPVAVQSQISNIEALRWLSAGFASIIGLAIGLVAQTTYRRLETQVRQTPIEVILTRSVGLVIGLLIANLILAPIFFLPIPGEFSFIKPIIAILGSIMFSYLGVSLADTHGRTFLRLINPNSMESILVAEGTLQAAATKVVDTSCIIDGRIEQLLDTGFIEGQILIPQFILQELQQLADGSNDQKRVRGRRGLDILNRMQQEFPERIIIHPADYEDISTVDAKLVHLAQEINATLLTNDYNLSKVANLQKVTILNVNDLAQAVRPIYLPGDTLDLKILKAGKEPTQGIGYLEDGTMVVVEEGKDYLGGELRVVVTSALQTSAGRMIFAKPQNSLIA from the coding sequence ATGCTTGATGCTGTCATAATTTTACTATTCGTCTTCGCTGTTGCCAGTATTGGTTATAGTGGTGTTGACTTGCTCCCGGTTGCTGTCCAGTCGCAAATCAGCAATATTGAAGCTTTACGCTGGTTATCGGCGGGTTTTGCCTCAATTATTGGTTTAGCTATTGGTTTAGTTGCCCAAACTACCTATCGTCGTCTAGAAACCCAAGTACGACAAACTCCGATCGAAGTTATTTTAACCCGTTCGGTCGGTCTAGTTATTGGTTTGTTGATTGCTAATCTGATCCTAGCTCCGATTTTCTTCCTACCGATTCCGGGAGAATTCTCGTTTATCAAGCCGATAATCGCCATTTTGGGCAGCATTATGTTTTCCTATCTGGGGGTTAGTTTAGCTGATACCCACGGTCGCACTTTTTTGCGTCTGATTAACCCCAATAGTATGGAATCAATTTTAGTGGCAGAAGGAACCCTGCAAGCGGCCGCCACCAAAGTTGTGGACACCAGTTGTATTATCGATGGTCGTATCGAACAATTGTTAGACACAGGATTTATCGAGGGACAGATACTCATTCCCCAATTTATTCTTCAGGAATTGCAACAGTTAGCGGATGGCAGTAATGACCAAAAACGAGTCAGAGGAAGACGCGGATTAGATATCTTAAACCGGATGCAGCAAGAATTTCCCGAGCGCATTATCATTCATCCAGCCGATTATGAGGATATTAGCACCGTAGATGCTAAATTAGTCCATCTTGCCCAAGAGATTAACGCCACCTTGCTCACTAACGATTATAATCTCAGTAAAGTGGCCAATCTGCAAAAAGTCACCATCTTGAATGTCAACGATCTCGCCCAAGCAGTACGCCCGATCTACTTGCCCGGGGATACTTTAGACCTAAAAATTCTCAAAGCAGGAAAGGAACCCACCCAAGGCATCGGTTATCTAGAAGATGGCACGATGGTGGTGGTAGAAGAAGGGAAAGATTATCTAGGGGGAGAATTGCGGGTAGTGGTGACATCTGCACTGCAAACCTCTGCCGGACGGATGATTTTTGCTAAACCCCAAAATTCCCTGATTGCCTAA
- the proB gene encoding glutamate 5-kinase, with translation MNQTIVIKIGTSSLTDNETGQLSLSTIAALVEVLTRLRAAGHRVVLVSSGAVGVGCRRLGIQERPKKIALKQAIAAVGQGRLMRIYDDLFTSLGQPIAQILLTRPELMERTCYVNAYNTFQALFELGVIAIVNENDTVAIDELKFGDNDTLSALVASLIEADWLFILTDVDRLYSADPRLFPEAAAIARVTPAELAQLSIDAGSSGSQWGTGGMATKLAAARIATSAGVEMAITRGRQPGNILKIMAGEAIGTRFEAQKRSDNARKRWIAYGLLPMGKIYLDAGAIQAICQGGKSLLAAGITKVAGEFSASESVQLCDQEGRELARGIVNYSSEEIDRVKGQHSERIASLLGYIAAETIIHRDNLVILSASSTTSTNKG, from the coding sequence ATGAACCAAACCATAGTGATCAAAATCGGTACTTCCAGTTTGACCGATAATGAAACCGGCCAATTATCCCTATCCACGATCGCCGCTTTAGTGGAAGTCCTCACCCGGTTGCGTGCCGCCGGTCATCGGGTGGTATTAGTATCATCTGGGGCCGTGGGGGTGGGCTGCCGTCGTCTGGGAATACAGGAAAGACCGAAAAAAATCGCCCTCAAACAAGCGATCGCCGCCGTCGGTCAAGGTCGTCTGATGCGGATCTATGATGACCTCTTTACCAGTCTTGGTCAACCGATCGCCCAAATTTTGCTGACCCGTCCCGAATTGATGGAACGCACCTGTTATGTCAACGCCTATAATACCTTTCAGGCTTTGTTTGAATTAGGGGTAATTGCCATTGTCAACGAAAATGACACGGTGGCGATCGATGAGTTAAAATTCGGCGATAATGACACTTTATCAGCCCTTGTAGCCAGTTTAATCGAGGCTGACTGGTTATTTATCCTCACCGATGTGGATCGCCTCTACAGTGCCGATCCGCGGCTATTTCCCGAAGCGGCGGCTATTGCCCGGGTTACTCCTGCGGAATTAGCGCAACTATCGATCGATGCCGGTAGTAGTGGCAGTCAGTGGGGGACCGGGGGTATGGCGACGAAATTGGCAGCGGCCCGGATTGCCACCAGCGCCGGGGTAGAAATGGCGATTACTAGGGGACGGCAGCCCGGTAATATCTTAAAAATTATGGCAGGAGAGGCGATCGGAACCCGTTTTGAGGCCCAAAAACGCAGTGATAACGCCCGCAAACGCTGGATCGCCTACGGACTACTGCCTATGGGTAAAATCTATCTCGATGCTGGGGCGATTCAAGCCATTTGTCAGGGGGGAAAATCTCTCCTTGCGGCCGGGATTACCAAAGTGGCAGGGGAATTTAGCGCCTCCGAATCGGTGCAATTGTGCGATCAAGAAGGCCGGGAATTGGCCCGGGGAATTGTTAATTATAGTAGTGAGGAGATCGATCGAGTGAAAGGTCAACATTCCGAGCGTATTGCCAGTTTATTAGGTTATATAGCCGCAGAAACCATCATTCATCGGGATAATCTCGTCATTTTGAGTGCCTCGTCCACCACCTCGACTAATAAGGGATAA
- a CDS encoding LppP/LprE family lipoprotein, whose protein sequence is MIKLAVLPQSILLGISLLLNNSLPLLAQSTPLSVDNLRNTVYNIPNRGSVIVSDGIFQSNEGQILGVQVSREALMGDYNNDQRTDGIVVLRVITRDQQQLHYLALVIDNNGTATNTDTVLLADRVVVDNLSAKDGTITVNMRRFLPRDPSCCPSGVITQQFAINPSINQLTLLSTNESQPTTPNVQVVPASPLRINNSNLPFQPAAGAIQIRF, encoded by the coding sequence ATGATTAAATTAGCAGTTTTGCCTCAATCTATCCTCCTGGGTATCAGTTTACTATTAAACAATTCTCTGCCCTTACTTGCCCAATCTACACCCCTGAGCGTGGATAATTTAAGAAATACCGTCTATAACATTCCCAATCGGGGTTCCGTAATTGTCAGCGATGGTATTTTTCAATCTAACGAGGGACAAATTTTAGGAGTACAAGTCAGTCGAGAAGCTTTGATGGGGGACTATAATAATGATCAAAGGACTGATGGTATTGTCGTATTAAGAGTGATTACCAGAGATCAACAGCAATTACATTATTTAGCCCTAGTGATCGATAATAACGGTACTGCCACTAACACTGATACTGTCCTGTTAGCCGATCGAGTAGTTGTCGATAATCTTAGTGCTAAAGATGGTACGATCACCGTCAACATGAGAAGATTTCTCCCCCGGGATCCTTCCTGTTGTCCGTCGGGAGTTATCACCCAACAATTTGCGATTAATCCTAGTATTAATCAATTGACTTTACTGAGTACCAATGAAAGTCAACCCACCACCCCCAATGTGCAGGTAGTACCCGCTTCCCCCCTGAGAATTAATAATAGTAATCTCCCCTTTCAACCTGCTGCTGGGGCCATCCAAATCCGCTTTTAA
- a CDS encoding Gfo/Idh/MocA family protein, which yields MSNQPANFPGNRNQLKPIKVGVIGVGNMGQHHSRILSLLKDVEFVGVADVNVEKGLETASKYRVRFFENYLDLLPRVDAVCIAVPTRLHHRVGMDCLQGGVHTLIEKPIAASISEAESLVNAAADHDCILQVGHIERFNPAFQELSKVLKTEEILAIESHRMSPYSQRANDVSVVLDLMIHDIDLILELVSAPVVKLTASGSRAATDSGYLDYVTATLGFSNGVVANLTASKVTHRKIRRLAAHCKNSLTEADFLNNEILIHRQTTANYSTDYGQVLYRQDGLIEKVYTSNIEPLHAELEHFVHCVRGGDQPSVGGEQALKALRLASLIEQIALDGRVWQQSDWNYQYLNSPVITAS from the coding sequence ATGTCCAATCAACCAGCAAACTTTCCGGGTAACAGAAATCAACTCAAACCGATTAAAGTCGGGGTTATCGGGGTCGGTAACATGGGACAACACCATAGTCGCATCCTGAGTTTATTAAAAGACGTGGAATTCGTCGGGGTGGCCGATGTCAACGTCGAAAAGGGACTGGAAACTGCCAGTAAATACCGAGTCCGTTTTTTTGAAAATTATTTAGATCTCTTACCTAGGGTAGATGCGGTTTGTATCGCTGTCCCCACGCGGTTACACCATCGAGTCGGGATGGACTGTCTGCAAGGGGGAGTACATACCTTGATCGAGAAACCGATCGCCGCTAGTATTAGTGAAGCGGAATCTTTAGTCAATGCGGCAGCCGATCATGATTGTATTCTGCAAGTGGGTCATATCGAGCGTTTTAATCCCGCTTTCCAAGAGTTATCGAAGGTCTTGAAAACCGAGGAAATTTTAGCGATTGAATCCCATCGCATGAGTCCCTATTCCCAACGCGCTAATGATGTGTCGGTGGTGTTAGATTTAATGATCCACGATATAGATTTAATTTTAGAATTAGTCTCCGCTCCCGTGGTGAAATTAACCGCTAGTGGTAGTCGCGCTGCCACTGATTCCGGTTATCTCGATTATGTCACTGCAACCCTTGGTTTTAGTAATGGAGTAGTGGCTAATTTAACCGCTAGTAAGGTGACTCATCGCAAGATTCGCCGTTTAGCGGCCCACTGCAAAAATTCTCTCACGGAAGCGGATTTTCTCAACAATGAAATCCTCATTCACCGGCAAACCACCGCTAACTATAGCACCGATTACGGTCAAGTTCTCTACCGTCAAGATGGTTTAATTGAAAAAGTTTATACCAGCAATATTGAACCCCTACACGCGGAATTAGAACATTTTGTTCATTGTGTGCGCGGTGGGGACCAACCTTCTGTCGGTGGGGAACAAGCTTTAAAAGCTTTACGATTAGCTAGTTTAATCGAACAAATTGCCCTTGATGGTCGCGTTTGGCAACAATCGGACTGGAATTATCAATATCTTAATTCTCCCGTGATTACTGCTTCTTAA
- the apcB gene encoding allophycocyanin subunit beta — protein MSPEVQPCEIINKAKLKNVFIAVGRNLIMRDAVTSLIRKYDVTGRYLDRDAIDNLKQYFASGTARLAAAALINANSAALVRGAAIRLFEEVPELIRAGGNAYTTRRYSACLRDMDYYLRYASYALVAADTNVLDERVLQGLRETYNSLGVPIGPTVRGIQIMSEMIQTMASEAGIADTSLIAEPFDHLTRELSEVSI, from the coding sequence ATGTCCCCCGAAGTTCAACCCTGTGAGATTATAAATAAAGCGAAACTCAAAAATGTCTTTATTGCTGTTGGGAGAAACTTAATAATGCGAGACGCGGTAACTAGCCTGATTAGAAAATACGATGTCACCGGACGTTATCTCGATCGAGATGCGATCGATAATCTTAAACAATATTTTGCCTCGGGAACTGCCCGTCTAGCTGCCGCCGCCCTCATTAACGCTAATTCGGCGGCGCTCGTGCGTGGGGCGGCGATTCGTCTATTTGAAGAAGTTCCCGAATTGATCCGCGCCGGGGGTAATGCCTACACCACCCGTCGTTATTCTGCCTGTCTGCGGGATATGGATTACTATCTCCGCTATGCCAGTTATGCGCTGGTGGCTGCCGATACTAATGTTCTAGATGAACGGGTACTGCAAGGACTGCGGGAAACCTATAATTCCCTCGGGGTTCCCATCGGTCCGACGGTGCGCGGTATCCAAATCATGAGCGAAATGATTCAAACCATGGCTAGTGAGGCGGGTATTGCCGACACCTCTTTGATCGCTGAACCCTTTGATCATCTCACTCGCGAATTAAGCGAAGTGTCTATCTAA